In Desulfomicrobium apsheronum, the following proteins share a genomic window:
- a CDS encoding chemotaxis protein CheW, with protein SLGKVYQDIRGISGATIKGDGSMALILDIAALVA; from the coding sequence AGTCTGGGCAAGGTCTATCAGGACATACGCGGAATTTCCGGAGCCACCATCAAGGGCGACGGCAGCATGGCGCTCATCCTCGACATCGCGGCGCTGGTGGCCTGA